Genomic DNA from Catenulispora sp. GP43:
CTCGGCGCCGCGCTGGCCCGGCATCTGGTGACCGAGTACGGCGCGCGGAACCTGCTGCTGGTCAGCCGCGGCGGCCCGGACGCCCCCGGCGCCGGCGCGGTCGCCGCGGAGCTGGCCAAGCTCGGCGCCGAGGTGCTGGTCGCGGCGTGTGACGTCGCCGATCAAGACGCGCTGCGGCAGGTGCTCACCGCGATCCCGGAGCGGCGTCCGCTCACGGCTGTGGTGCATGCCGCCGGGGTGGTCGACGACGGCGTGATCGCGTCGTTGACGTCGGAGCGGATGGCGGCGGTGCTGCGGCCGAAGATCGACGCGGCGTGGAACCTGCACGCGGTGACGGCGGATCGCGAGCTGGCGATGTTCGTGCTCTTCTCTTCGGTCAGCGGTGTGCTTGGCGCTGCGGGTCAGGGGAGCTACGCGGCCGGTAACGCGTTCCTTGACGCGCTGGCCAGTCGGCGTGCTGGTGATGGTGCGGCGGGGCTGAGTCTGGCCTGGGGCTTGTGGGGCGAAGCCGGCGGCGGGATGGGTGCCGGGTTGGCCGGTTCTGATCGGGCGCGGTTGGCTCGTGGTGGTGTGCTGGAGCTTTCGGTGGCTGAGGGGCTGGCTTTGTTCGACCGCGCGGTCGGGCTCGGTGAGCCGCTGCTGGTGCCGGTGAAATTGGATGTGGAGGCGCTTCGGGCGCAGGCCGGCCCAGACGGCGGTGCTGTCGCGCCCATGTTGCGGAACCTGATTCCCGGCACGGCACGTCGCAGGACCGCGGCGGGCTCGGGCAGTGGCTCGGCGCGTGTGGCGGGCGGCGAATGGGCCCGCATCGCGGCGCTGAGCGGCCACGACCGCGCCGACGCCCTGATCGCCATGGTCCGTGCCGCCACGGCCGCGGTCCTCGGCCACGACCGTCCCGAGGCCGTCGATCCCGACAAGGGCTTTCTGGAACTCGGCCTGGACTCGCTGACCGCGATCGAGCTGCGCAACCGCCTGGAGGCCATCACCGGCCACCGCCTGTCGGCCACGACAGTCTTCGACTACCCGGCGGTCTCCACCCTGGCGGCACGCCTCGGCAAGGACCTGCCCGGCGCCGGATCCGAGCTGGCCGGCCACCTGGCCGGGCTGCGTACGCTGCTGGACTCCGGAGCGCTCGCCGACGCCCTGTCCGACGCCGAGCGCGCCGATGCGGCAAGCCGCCTGCGCGCTCTGGCGGCGGCGATGGCCGGCGCGGGCGGTACGGCGGGCGGTGGCGAGATCACCGATGCCCCGGCCGTCGACGATCTGGACGCGGTCAGCGCCGAGGAGCTGTTCGGCATTCTCGATGATGAGCTCGGGGATTAGCGCTCAGCCAGCAGTCCTGCCTCACCCCGAACCCGAAAAAGATCCCGCTGACCGCCCGGGGGGCAGGCGGTCAGCGGGATTCCTCACCTCGACGTCTGGCGTGGGGGGTCAGGCGTCGCGGTCAGATGGACGACAGGGTCGCCGGCAGGTCGCTGCGGCCCCGTATCCCCAGCTTCTTGTAGATCCTGGTCAGGTGCTGCTCGACCGTGCTCACCGTGATGAACAGCGCGTTGCCGATCTGGCGGTTGGTGCGGCCCATCACGGCCAGCCGCGCCACGCGCAGTTCCGCCTCGCTCAGTGCGGTGGAGTCCGTGGGTTCGCGTTCCACGTCTCCTGCGATGCCCGCCGACGGGGCCGGGGCTCTGAGGCGGTTGCGTGCCTCCTCCAGGTTCACCGTGGTGGTGCCGACGGTCGTCGGCTGGGGGCCGGGCAGGCCGAGCAGTTTCAGTGCGCGGGCCAGGGCGAGGCGGTCGCCGGCCGCCTCCAGGGACGCCACCGCCTGGCGGCCGCGCTCTTCGCGGTTCTCGGTGGCGGTGGCCTGGGCCAGGACCAGGAGGGCCTCGCCTCGGGAGTAGGAGTCGGATTCGGGGGAGAGCTCGAGTTGTTGGCGGGCCAGGCCCAGGGCGAAGGTGCTGTTGCCCATCTTCAGGTAGGCCTCGGCCAGGTCGCTGCGCCAGGGGACCAGGACGGGGAGGTCCAGGTCGCGGCGGACCATCATGCGGCGGCATTCGTGGATATCGGTGATGGCCGCCAGCGGACGGTCGGCGGCCAGGTGGTAGCGGGCACGGGCGCGCAGGTAGCGCAGGCCGCACACGGTGTTGAAGACGGTGTCCGGCACCGGGTGGCGCAGGGTCTCCTCGACGCGGTCGAAGTCGCGGGTCGCCGTGTACGCGCCGATCAGGGTGGTCAGCGGGTAGCCGACCGGGACGCCCCAGCTCAACATTTTGAGGGAGGACTCGCCCAGGGCGATGGCGGTGGCGATGTCGCCGCGGCGCAGACTGATGCCGGACCAGACGCCGTCGATCATCGCCTGCCAGGTCACCGCGCCGCGGGCGGCGGCTTTGCTGCTCAGCTCGGCGCACCACTGTTCGGCCAGCTCGGCCTTGCCGCCGTAGGCCAGCGCGGTGATGGCCGTGAGCAGGGCCTCGAAGGTGGTGTCGGACAGCCGGCAGTTCCACAGGATCTGCTCGGCGCTCGCGCTGGCCTGGGTGCCGCCGCCGTGCGCCCAGATGCTGGCCAGGCTGCGGGCGGTGCCGATCCAGGGATCGACGTCGGCCGGTTCGGCGTCCTCGGTCAGCTGGGAGCGCGGCGGGCCGAAGCACCACTGATGGGCCAGCATGAGCACCGCCTCGGACTGCGGGTCCAGCGGATCGGGGCCGCTGCGCAGGGAGTCCAGGGCCTGGGCGAAGCCGGCCTCGTCGCCGTTCCACAGCGCCATGCGGGCCAGGACTGTCGACTCGGTCTGGCGGGCGCTCAGCGATCCGGTGTCGGCCCGGGCGGGGCCCGGGGGGCTCGGGTGGTCGGCGGACTCCTCGCGGATCTCCTGGCGCAGCGCCGCGAGGTAGGACTGGGTGATCAGGGGATTGACCCGGAACATGCCGCCGGCCAGCATGCCCAGGACGGCGCGGCGCTGTTCGGGGCCGGCGGCCAGGTCCAGGGCGAGTTCCAGGCAGCGCTGGGCGAAGATCGGTTCGTCGCCGAGCATGGCGTGGTCGGCGGCGGCGCAGAGTACCGGGAAGGCCCAGCCGGGGGGTGCGTCGGCGGAGGCGACCAGGTGGCGGGCGATCTCGCCGACCGGGGCGGCGCGGCGGTACTTCAGCTCCGCGGCCCGGATGTGCAGGTCGGACAGGACCGCCGGGGTCAGGCAGGCCAGGGCCGCCTGGGCCGCCGCCGGGTGCCGGAAGGCGCCGTCGGCGAGCAGGCCGGCCGCGGTGAGGACGGACAGGACCGCGACCGCGACGGGCCGCTCGAGCTCGGCGATCTCGGCCACGGTCTCCGCCGCGCCGTCGCCGTCGAGCACCGCCAGTGCGCCGGCCACCTTCGACAGCAGCGGGTCGCGCCGGCTGAGCAGGGTGGACACGGCGTGCGTGTAGCCGGCGCCGGGGACCCGGTCCGTGCCGCCCTCGGCGCAGTCGTCGATCAGGGCCTGGACCAGCAGCGGGTTGCCGCCGCTGAGCCGGTGGACCAGGGCGGCCAGGTCGCAGGCGGACTGGCCCCGCGCGGCGGGGTCCTCGGAATCGTCCCCGGTGTCGTCCCCGGCGCCTTCGGTCTCGAACCAGGTCCCGGTCTCCTCCGGGTCGGCCAGCAGGTCCGAGGGGAAGGCGATGTCGGTGGCCACCACCTCGCCGGCCGGGCCGAGCGCGGCGTGGACGCGGTTGCGGATCGAGTGCTCGGTCATCGGCGTCAGCCGGATGTGGTGCTGCGGGAGCAGCCCGGTGCGCACCCAGTGCGGCAGCGGGTGGTCGGCCGGCCGGTCGGGCTGGCTGAGGACCATCAGGAGCCTGGTGGACCGGATCCGCCGCTGGAGTTGCAGCAGGATCTGCAAGGAGAGGATGTCCGCGTAGTTCAGGTCGTCGACCAGGATGACGACCGGCCGTTCGGTGGCCAGGTCCAGCAGGATCTGGCGGATGCCGCGCACCGCGGCGGCGTCGTCGGCCCAGCTGCGCATGCCGGCCTGCCAGTCCTCCCGCAGCCGGACGTCCGCGTGGCCCGGGACCGGCGCGATCCGGTGCGCGGCCTCGGCGGACTGCGCCGAGCCGGCCAGCAACTGCTCCACCACGCCGAAGTCGTGCTGTTCGTCGGCCGCGCCGGTGGCGCTCAGCGTCAGCACGCCGGCCGCGGCCGCGGCCTGGCCGAAGGCGTGCATCACCTGGGTCTTGCCGCTGGCGATGCCGCCGCTGAGCACCGCCAGCTGTCCGGGACCCGCCAGGGTGCCGGCCGCCAGCAGGTTCTGGAGCAGGGCCAGGGCCTCGTCCGGTTCCAGCGGCGAGGCCGTCCGGGCGTGTGCCGGGCCGGTGTGTCGGGGGCGCGCGCGCCCCCGTAGGGGTCCGAAATACTCATCCGCTTTCGTCGTAAGCATGATCCCCACCCGCTTGTCTTCAGCTGATCCCTTTGCCCATGGACTGATCGCTGGTCGGAAACCGACAATGGTCCGGTGAGCTCCCCTGCCGCGAACGGCACTCCCCGGACCGACAGCACGCATCCTCGAATTGCCTCAGCCCCCTGATTTCGGCCGCGGTTTTCGCGGGCCGGCGTCGCCGTTGACGCGCGCCCGGTTGTCCTCCAGCCGCGACAGCGGCGTGGCGGACGGCGGACTCGGACATCTGAGCGATCAGAGTACTGACAGCGTCGGCCGCCGATGGTCCACACCAGGGTTATCATTCATCGAATAGTCGAGAAATACTGGCAGATACCGGCCTGTGTACCGGTTCGAGGCGCTCACGGCGCCCGATCCGCGGCAGATGTCCGAGCTCAGATCGGGGGCGGCCCCGGCGGCCCCGGCGACGCCGGCGGCCCGGTCCGGCCGCGTCCTGTGCGGGTGCTCGGGTCATCGTTCCTCCCTGGGAGGCGTCTGTTCCTGCCGCTTACGAGGATCCTGTACGCATGGACGGGATACAGGGGTGAAAACACCCCGGCCTTGGTAGGAAAAACTCCACCCTGTATCGAGTCGGACGAATCGGCGGGAATTCGTTCGTCGTTCATGTGTGCGGCTAGGGGACCCTAAGGGGTGTGATTGCGGCGGTGGCCGCCGCTAGCTTTGCGATCGCCGGACCGTGCGAAAGAGGCGATACGGATGAGCGGTGAATACGCGATCGAGGCCACCGGCCTGAGGAAATCCTACGGCGACCACGAGGTTCTGTGCGGCGTCGATCTGAGCGTTGAGCGCGGCACTTTGCTCGCCCTGCTCGGCGCGAACGGCGCCGGCAAGACCACGCTGGTGCGCGTCCTGGCCACCCTGGACGCCCCCGATGCCGGCACCGCCGTCATCGAGGGGTTCGACGTGCGCTCCCAGACCCGCGACGTCCGCGAGGTGATCGGCCTGACCAGCCAGGACGCCGCGGTCGACGAGATGCTCACCGGCCACGAGAACCTGGTCCTGATGGGCCGGCTGTTCCACCTGGGCAAGGACGCCGCGCAGGCCCGCGCCGCCCGGCTGCTGGAGGTCTTCGGGCTCACCGAGGCCGCCGACAAGCCGGTGTCCTCCTACTCCGGCGGGATGCGCCGCCGCCTGGACATCGCCGTGAGCCTGCTCGGCTCGCCCGCGGTGCTGTTCCTGGACGAGCCGACCACCGGCCTGGACCCGCGCAGCCGGCAGGCCCTGTGGGAGACCATCAGGAAGCTGCTGGCCGCCGGCACCACGATCCTGCTGACCACCCAGTACCTGGACGAGGCTGACGAACTGGCCGACCGGATCGTCGTGCTCGACGGCGGCCGCATCGTCGCCGACGGTACCCCCGACGAGCTCAAGCGGCGGATCGGCAGCGAGCGCCTGGTGCTCACGCTGCCCGACGCCGCGGCGGTCGCCCGGGCCCTGAGCCTGACCGGCGGGACCGGCCTGGACGGCAGCCGCGTCAGCGTGGCGGTCGAGGATCCGGCGCAGGTGCGCCGGCTGCTGAACGAGGCCGACGACATCGGCCTGCCGCTGCTGTCGGTGCGGTTGCAGGCGCCGACGCTCGACGACGTGTTCCTGACCCTGACCGCCGACCGCGGGGGAGAGGCGAGATGACGACGACCCTGACCGGACGCGGACGCGCAGCGGGCTCGGGACCCGGTTCCGGACTGACTGGCGGCACCGGCTCCGGCGCCCCGATCGGCGCCGGCCGCATCCCGCGCTCGCAGCTGGGCCACGCCCTGGCCGACAGCCGGGTCCTGCTCGGCCGCGACCTGAAGCACCTGCTGCGCAACCCCGAGCAGTTCTTCCAGGCGATCTCCCTGCCGATCATCCTGACCCTGCTGTTCCGCTACCTGCTCGGCGGCGCGATCAACGGCGGCGGACAGCCCTACATCGACTACGTCCTGCCCGGCTTGATGGCCATCACCATCGGCTTCAACTCCACCACCACCGTCGTCGGCGTCACCGCCGACCTGCGCGGCGGTCTGGTCGAGCGCTTCCGGTCGATGCCGGCCACCACCCCGGCGGTGCTGATCGCGCACGTGGCCGCCGGGGTGCTGCGCAACGTGGTGTCGCTGACCGTGATGATCGCGGTCGGACTGGCGGTGGGCTTCCGCCCGCACGCGGGCCTGGGCGGCTGGCTCGCCGCGGCCGGCCTGCTCCTGCTGCTGGCGATCGCCATGTCCTGGCTCGCGGCCCTGCTCGGGGTGCTCGCCACGACCGTGGAGGGGGCCAACGGCCTGGGCATGATCCTGGTGTTCGTGCCCTACCTCACCAGCGCCATGGTCCCGACCGCGACCATGCCCGCCGCTCTTCGCGCGGTCGTCGACAATCAGCCGCTCACGCCGCTGATCGACGCCGTCCGCAAGCTTCTGGCCGACGCCCCGTCGGGCGGCTCCGCGATCGCGGCGTCGCTGTGGTGGGTCGGCATCCTGGCCGTCACGGTGCCCGGCACGCTCCGGCTGTTCGAGCACCGGGCGCGGCGCCGCCGGTAGCGGCGCCGACGGCGGCCCCCCGGGCCCGGCTCCGGCCGCGGCGCCTTCCCCCCTCGCCGCGGTCGGGGCCCGGGGCTGAGCTGTCTCTATAGGTGTTTCGGTGTCGGTGTCGGTATCGCTGTGCGGCACATCAACGGGTGTCTTCGACGAGGAAGGTTCAGTCGCGTGTTCAAACGTGTCGCCATCGTCAACCGCGGGGAGTCCGCGATGCGGCTCATCAAGGCCGTGCGGGCCCTGGCCGCCGAGACCGGGGAGCGGATCGAGACCGTCGCCCTGTACACCGACGTCGACCGGACCGCCACGTTCGTGCGCGAGGCCGACCTCGGGTACGACTTGGGGCCGGCCGCGGCCCGGCCGTATCTGAACCTGGAGATCCTGGAGCGCGCGCTGCTCGCCACCGGCGCGGACGCGGCCTGGGTGGGCTGGGGCTTCGTCGCCGAGGACCCGGCCTTCGCAGAGCTCTGCGACCGGATCGGCATCACCTTCGTCGGCCCGGACCCCGAGGCGATGCGCCGGCTCGGCGACAAGATCGGCGCGAAGCTGATCGCCGAGGAGGTCGGCGTGCCGGTGGCGCCGTGGAGCCGCGGTGCGGTGGAGACCCTCGACGCCGCGCTGGCCGCGGCCGAGGACATCGGCTACCCGCTGATGCTCAAGGCCACCGCCGGCGGCGGCGGGCGCGGCATCCGCGTGGTGCACGACGCCGAGACCCTGACCGACGCCTACGAGCGCACCAGCGCCGAGGCGGCGCGGGCCTTCGGCTCCGGCGTCGTCTTCCTGGAGCGGCTGCTCACCGGGGCCCGGCACGTCGAGGTCCAGGTGATCGCCGACGGCCAGGGCACGGCCTGGGCCCTGGGCGTGCGCGACTGCTCGATCCAGCGCCGCAACCAGAAGATCATCGAGGAGTCGGCCTCGCCGGTCCTGGCGCCCGAGCAGGCCGC
This window encodes:
- a CDS encoding AAA family ATPase, with product MLTTKADEYFGPLRGRARPRHTGPAHARTASPLEPDEALALLQNLLAAGTLAGPGQLAVLSGGIASGKTQVMHAFGQAAAAAGVLTLSATGAADEQHDFGVVEQLLAGSAQSAEAAHRIAPVPGHADVRLREDWQAGMRSWADDAAAVRGIRQILLDLATERPVVILVDDLNYADILSLQILLQLQRRIRSTRLLMVLSQPDRPADHPLPHWVRTGLLPQHHIRLTPMTEHSIRNRVHAALGPAGEVVATDIAFPSDLLADPEETGTWFETEGAGDDTGDDSEDPAARGQSACDLAALVHRLSGGNPLLVQALIDDCAEGGTDRVPGAGYTHAVSTLLSRRDPLLSKVAGALAVLDGDGAAETVAEIAELERPVAVAVLSVLTAAGLLADGAFRHPAAAQAALACLTPAVLSDLHIRAAELKYRRAAPVGEIARHLVASADAPPGWAFPVLCAAADHAMLGDEPIFAQRCLELALDLAAGPEQRRAVLGMLAGGMFRVNPLITQSYLAALRQEIREESADHPSPPGPARADTGSLSARQTESTVLARMALWNGDEAGFAQALDSLRSGPDPLDPQSEAVLMLAHQWCFGPPRSQLTEDAEPADVDPWIGTARSLASIWAHGGGTQASASAEQILWNCRLSDTTFEALLTAITALAYGGKAELAEQWCAELSSKAAARGAVTWQAMIDGVWSGISLRRGDIATAIALGESSLKMLSWGVPVGYPLTTLIGAYTATRDFDRVEETLRHPVPDTVFNTVCGLRYLRARARYHLAADRPLAAITDIHECRRMMVRRDLDLPVLVPWRSDLAEAYLKMGNSTFALGLARQQLELSPESDSYSRGEALLVLAQATATENREERGRQAVASLEAAGDRLALARALKLLGLPGPQPTTVGTTTVNLEEARNRLRAPAPSAGIAGDVEREPTDSTALSEAELRVARLAVMGRTNRQIGNALFITVSTVEQHLTRIYKKLGIRGRSDLPATLSSI
- a CDS encoding ATP-binding cassette domain-containing protein, with protein sequence MSGEYAIEATGLRKSYGDHEVLCGVDLSVERGTLLALLGANGAGKTTLVRVLATLDAPDAGTAVIEGFDVRSQTRDVREVIGLTSQDAAVDEMLTGHENLVLMGRLFHLGKDAAQARAARLLEVFGLTEAADKPVSSYSGGMRRRLDIAVSLLGSPAVLFLDEPTTGLDPRSRQALWETIRKLLAAGTTILLTTQYLDEADELADRIVVLDGGRIVADGTPDELKRRIGSERLVLTLPDAAAVARALSLTGGTGLDGSRVSVAVEDPAQVRRLLNEADDIGLPLLSVRLQAPTLDDVFLTLTADRGGEAR
- a CDS encoding ABC transporter permease, producing MTTTLTGRGRAAGSGPGSGLTGGTGSGAPIGAGRIPRSQLGHALADSRVLLGRDLKHLLRNPEQFFQAISLPIILTLLFRYLLGGAINGGGQPYIDYVLPGLMAITIGFNSTTTVVGVTADLRGGLVERFRSMPATTPAVLIAHVAAGVLRNVVSLTVMIAVGLAVGFRPHAGLGGWLAAAGLLLLLAIAMSWLAALLGVLATTVEGANGLGMILVFVPYLTSAMVPTATMPAALRAVVDNQPLTPLIDAVRKLLADAPSGGSAIAASLWWVGILAVTVPGTLRLFEHRARRRR